In Effusibacillus pohliae DSM 22757, one genomic interval encodes:
- a CDS encoding spore germination protein GerPC, whose product MVIYLPWHNEILELKERLRQIEEELKQLREQPRFGTIEYHIENLTVDSIQNGILDLGVHMGNEMDKRIQATGDEVQGEAKRPTKLRIQDLERSMQEVTDKLLTWEQRWESVEQRLQSLEELAASFERRLRYLEDLHP is encoded by the coding sequence ATCGTTATCTATCTGCCGTGGCATAACGAAATCCTGGAACTGAAGGAACGGCTCCGTCAGATTGAGGAAGAACTGAAACAACTGCGGGAGCAGCCGCGGTTTGGAACGATCGAATACCATATCGAAAATCTGACGGTTGACAGCATTCAAAACGGAATTTTGGATTTGGGGGTTCATATGGGAAACGAAATGGATAAACGAATTCAGGCAACTGGCGACGAAGTGCAAGGAGAAGCGAAGCGGCCGACCAAACTGCGGATTCAGGATCTGGAGCGGAGCATGCAGGAGGTGACAGACAAACTGCTTACCTGGGAACAACGGTGGGAGTCGGTCGAACAACGGTTGCAGTCGCTGGAAGAGTTGGCTGCGTCATTTGAGCGGAGGCTGCGCTATCTGGAGGATTTGCATCCGTGA
- a CDS encoding Hsp20/alpha crystallin family protein — protein MNQNPFDSLRQLGKMGEQLQKMFGEDFMKNLMPSHMHLPNIPGIPGIKGDSNAANPFQNLFQMTGGDYPRVDLYQTRSELIAVLEVPGLEKSSDVKLVVEPNRLVVKGNPRVRYSGIPDDQFILSERPRSFEREITLPVRVLPRKVRAFYRQGLLEVHMIKDAGPRGETGGSPIPIDFE, from the coding sequence ATGAATCAGAATCCGTTCGATTCGTTGCGCCAGTTGGGGAAGATGGGGGAGCAGCTGCAGAAGATGTTCGGCGAGGATTTTATGAAAAATTTGATGCCTTCCCACATGCATCTTCCCAACATCCCTGGAATTCCCGGCATCAAAGGGGACTCCAATGCGGCCAATCCGTTCCAGAATCTGTTTCAGATGACGGGCGGCGACTATCCGCGAGTCGATCTGTACCAGACGCGCAGTGAACTGATCGCCGTTTTGGAGGTGCCGGGACTGGAAAAAAGCAGCGATGTCAAGCTGGTCGTCGAACCCAACCGGCTGGTGGTGAAAGGGAATCCCCGGGTCCGGTATTCCGGCATTCCGGATGACCAGTTCATCCTGTCGGAAAGACCGCGCTCGTTCGAACGGGAAATTACGCTGCCGGTTCGCGTGCTGCCGCGCAAGGTGCGGGCGTTTTATCGGCAGGGACTGCTCGAGGTGCACATGATCAAGGATGCCGGACCGAGAGGGGAAACCGGTGGCAGCCCGATTCCCATCGATTTTGAATAG